The Acidobacteriota bacterium genome includes a region encoding these proteins:
- a CDS encoding DUF937 domain-containing protein encodes MGLLDDAAKAAGNLTSGMSDDHANMANNLIKMLTTQSGGLGGLVQAFQSKGLGDVVSSWVGTGQNLPISGEQIQSVLGSDTVQQLAAKAGVSPGAAQSALATVLPMVVDRLTPNGSVPEAGGLLSQGLNFLKGKF; translated from the coding sequence ATGGGATTATTAGATGATGCGGCAAAGGCAGCGGGAAACCTTACCAGCGGCATGAGTGATGACCACGCCAACATGGCAAACAATCTCATCAAGATGTTGACCACACAATCCGGGGGCTTAGGCGGATTGGTCCAGGCCTTTCAATCCAAGGGGCTGGGCGATGTAGTATCTTCGTGGGTCGGCACCGGGCAAAACCTTCCGATATCCGGAGAGCAGATCCAATCCGTGCTCGGCAGCGACACGGTGCAGCAACTTGCCGCCAAAGCCGGCGTTTCACCCGGCGCGGCGCAGTCTGCACTGGCCACGGTCCTGCCCATGGTGGTAGACCGCCTGACTCCTAACGGCTCAGTTCCGGAAGCAGGCGGCCTTCTCTCGCAGGGCCTGAACTTCCTGAAGGGCAAGTTTTAG